The window GGCCGCGAAAAGCAGCCTGGAGATAGTGTTGTGTTATCCAGGGCTGCACGCGGTGCTGCTGCACCGGCCTGCGCACTGGTTGTATCGCCGCCGGTTGTACGTTCCGGCGCGTTTCCTTTCCAACCTGGCGCGGTTTTTGACCGCGATCGAGATCCATCCGGGCGCGAAAATCGGAAAGCGCTTGTTCATCGATCACGGGCTCGGCGTGGTGATCGGCGAAACCGCTGAGATCGGGGACGACGTTTTGCTTTACCAAGGCGTGACTTTGGGAGGCACAGGCGGCGAGCGCGGCAAACGGCATCCTACGATCGGCAGC is drawn from Terriglobia bacterium and contains these coding sequences:
- the epsC gene encoding serine O-acetyltransferase EpsC — encoded protein: MFLREYIQTIKREDPAAKSSLEIVLCYPGLHAVLLHRPAHWLYRRRLYVPARFLSNLARFLTAIEIHPGAKIGKRLFIDHGLGVVIGETAEIGDDVLLYQGVTLGGTGGERGKRHPTIGS